From a single Drosophila sulfurigaster albostrigata strain 15112-1811.04 chromosome 3, ASM2355843v2, whole genome shotgun sequence genomic region:
- the LOC133841298 gene encoding protein immune deficiency — MPKLKSLLPNIFGGNTNNSSNTPSEGRLETDALPVDENEDNNNSGALSLPSQTPTASADLTESVLRELSDPNYNSMDVVQSAQIPGSALVNSSSTSNNNNTMNTMNVHSAQQQVVMNFSNASNLHFGSVYNFNQNLSASSSRKSSTSATDEGAIAALQSPDGKRHLPRKTVSIVTMMQSQDEPDMRILDAVATHLGEGWKQIMRELGHSEGQIEQAIIDHQAHGNIKEVIYQLLLQWVRGADDGVATVGRLTTLLWEQQHRECVQRMKLVWKALEKRKTSS, encoded by the exons ATGCCGAAGCTAAAGAGTTTGCTGCCCAACATCTTTGGcggcaacaccaacaacagcagcaacacaccATCGGAGGGACGACTAGAAACAGATGCATTACCAGTTGATGAGAATGAAGATAACAATAATAGTGGCGCTTTGTCACTGCCTTCGCAGACGCCAACGGCATCAGCTGACCTAACCGAATCCGTGCTACGCGAACTCTCCGATCCTAACTACAATTCCATGGATGTGGTCCAATCTGCACAAATTCCAGGCTCCGCCCtagtcaacagcagcagcaccagcaataacaacaacaccatgAATACAATGAATGTGCATAGTGCGCAGCAACAGGTGGTCATGAACTTTTCGAATGCGAGCAACTTACACTTTGGCTCCGTCtataatttcaatcaaaatctAAGCGCCTCCAGCTCTCGCAAGAGCAGCACAAGCGCCACCGATGAGGGCGCCATAGCAGCGTTGCAATCACCAGATGGCAAGCGACACTTGCCACGCAAAACCGTTAGCATTGTGACAATGATGCAGTCGCAGGACGAACCAGATATGCGCATCCTGGACGCGGTAGCCACACATCTGGGTGAGGGCTGGAAGCAGATAATGCGCGAACTGGGACATTCCGAAGGGCAGATCGAACAGGCGATTATAGATCATCAGGCGCATGGCAACATCAAAGAG GTGATCtaccaattgttgttgcagtggGTGCGTGGCGCAGACGATGGCGTCGCCACCGTTGGACGGCTGACAACACTGCTGTGGGAGCAACAGCATCGCGAGTGTGTGCAGCGCATGAAACTGGTTTGGAAAGCGCTTGAGAAACGTAAAACCTCCAGTTAG
- the LOC133841299 gene encoding glutathione S-transferase 1: MGKLVLYGVEASPPVRACKLTLNALGLQYEYRLVNLLAGDQFNKEYTLKNPQHTVPVLDDHGKYIWDSHAIMAYLVRKYAKSDELYPKDFHKRAVVDQRLHFESGVIFQGCIRNIAHPVFRLNETEVPRAKIDAIYEVYAFLEAFLGTTTAAQKYLCGNSLTIADYSVVSSVSSLVGLAAIEQDKYPKLSGWLERMEQLPDYQSNNGNGAQMLIDMFSAKITKIV; this comes from the coding sequence ATGGGAAAACTAGTGCTCTATGGCGTGGAAGCAAGTCCGCCGGTCCGAGCTTGCAAATTGACCTTGAACGCCTTGGGACTGCAGTATGAGTACAGGCTGGTCAATCTCCTAGCTGGGGATCAGTTCAACAAGGAATACACACTGAAGAATCCACAGCACACGGTGCCCGTGCTCGATGATCACGGCAAATACATTTGGGATTCGCATGCCATCATGGCGTATTTGGTGCGTAAATATGCCAAGAGCGATGAGCTGTATCCCAAGGATTTTCACAAGCGTGCTGTGGTCGACCAACGTCTGCACTTCGAATCGGGCGTCATCTTTCAAGGCTGCATTCGAAATATAGCTCATCCGGTGTTCCGTCTCAATGAGACTGAAGTGCCGCGTGCCAAGATCGATGCCATCTACGAGGTTTATGCATTTCTCGAGGCATTCCTGGGCACAACGACGGCGGCACAAAAGTATCTGTGTGGCAACAGTTTGACCATTGCGGACTACAGTGTGGTGTCCTCGGTGTCCAGTCTGGTGGGTTTGGCGGCCATTGAGCAGGACAAATATCCAAAGCTTAGTGGCTGGCTGGAGCGCATGGAACAGCTGCCGGATTATCAGTCGAATAATGGCAATGGAGCGCAAATGTTGATTGATATGTTTAGTGCAAAGATCACAAAGATTGTTTGA
- the LOC133841300 gene encoding uncharacterized protein LOC133841300 has product MERLIELVEKNQLLYDSAHPDFKNNTKRNQIWDQIGLELGESGNEIKKKWRSMRDTFAKHMKTPSKPWIWADAMERFRPYMSHTSENEQRECEPAVSLADEEVSADGFIPRATSSFTSVTQNRGSDALDMLFLAYAEAVRQYGPRRRAIIKFKIAQVFMEEELADVDETSQ; this is encoded by the exons ATGGAGCGACTGATCGAGCTGGTGGAGAAAAACCAATTATTGTATGATTCGGCGCACCCagactttaaaaataatacaaaaaggAACCAGATATGGGACCAAATTGGATTGGAGCTGGGAGAAAGTg gaaatgaaattaaaaaaaaatggagaaGTATGAGGGACACGTTTGCCAAACATATGAAGACCCCTAGCAAACCGTGGATTTGGGCTGACGCCATGGAGCGGTTTCGCCCTTATATGTCCCACACAAGTGAGAACGAACAAAGAGAATGCGAACCTGCAGTTTCGCTGGCGGATGAGGAGGTTAGCGCCGATGGGTTTATCCCAAGGGCGACGTCCTCCTTCACATCCGTGACGCAAAATCGGGGATCAGACGCATTGGACATGCTCTTTTTGGCGTATGCGGAAGCAGTTCGCCAATATGGCCCAAGAAGACGGgcgataattaaatttaaaatcgctCAAGTGTTTATGGAGGAGGAATTGGCGGATGTCGACGAAACGtcgcaataa